CGAGACCGAGGAACAAGGTCACGTGATCACCCCTCCCGGCTGCGGAATCCCCCGAACATTTCCGTCGAACTGGCTGGATGTTCCCATACATCCCCGACCGCCGACACTGCTGTATCCCGGCAGTGTTCTACCTGTTACGGATGCCGGACAGATGCTCCGCCAGCGTGTCCAGCGACTGGAACGTGGCGCCGAGCAGTGCCACGTGCTTCCAGCGCAGCACCCCGTCGGCGTCGATCAGGAACACCGCACGCCGCACCCCGATCCCGGGCGCCGCCACCCCGAACGCCCGCGCGGTCTCCCGGCCCGGGTCCGCCAGGAGCGGCATGCGCAGCTGGTGGGTGCGGGCGAACGACTCGTGGCTGTCCACACCCTGTGGACTGATTCCCCAGACCTCCGCGTCCAGCCCTTCGAAGGTCTCCATGCCCGAGGAGTACGAGCAGAGCTGCTTGGTGCACACCGTCGTGTTGTCGCCCGGGTAGAAGGCGAGGACCACGGCCCGGCCGCGTGCGGCGGAGAGCGTGTAGTCGTGGCGCTCGAAGGCGTCCCCGTCGAGGGCACCTCCCGCGAGGGTGAAGTCCTGGACCTGTGAGCCGATTTGAGGTGACGATCCCATGCGATGTCCTTCGCTGTCCGGCGCTGCCTGAGGGTGCTGCCCGTGCTCCGTACAGCATGCTCGGTACGGCTTCGCTCACCGCACCCGGAGGTACGTATGACGCAACCACGCCCGCCGGCCGCCGCGGTACTGGTCCTGCACGGCGGCCGGGAGACCGGTCTCACGGCGCCGCGGCCCGGCCCGCTGAACCTGCCCGGGGTGCGGATGCGCCCGTTCGCGCGCGGCCTGCGGGGCGCGCTGCCCGGGGACGTACTGGTACGGGCCGTCCGGTACGGGCACCGGGGCTGGAACGGCGACCGGGCGGATCCGCTGCACGACGCCGTACGCGCCCTGGACGAGCTGCGGCGTACGGCGGGGGAGGTCCCGGTCGTGCTGCTCGGGCACTCGATGGGCGGCCGGGCCGCGCTGGCCGCCGCGGGGCATCCGCTGGTACGGGGCGTGGTCGGCCTCGCCCCGTGGTGCCCCCGGGGCGAGCCGGTCGCCCAGCTCGCCGGCCGGGACGTCGTCCTGGTGCACGGCACCCGTGACCGCGTCACGAACCCGGCCGACTCCCGCGCGCTCACCGAACGGGCCCGGAAGGAAGGCGCCCGGACCTGCCTGGTCACCGTGGAGGGCGGCGACCACGCGATGCTCCGACGCGCCCCCGCCTGGCACCGTCTGACGACCGCTCTGGTCGCCGGGCTGCTGGACCGGGCGCCGCTGCCGGGACCCGTGGCCGAGGCGCTGCGGCTGCCGCCGGGGGCCACGGGTGACGAGGGGGCGGTGGACCTGGACCGGCTGCTGCCGCCCGGGTCCTATGCGTCGGGCGGTACGGGCGGGGCGTAGTAGGCCAGGAACATGTCCACGCCGTTGGTGATCAGCCGGTCGGTGGCGTCGTCGTCGATCGTCGTGCCGTACGAGCCGAAGACCAGGTGCGGGAAGACCAGCAGCGCGTACAGCTGGATGATCGCCGTCTCCAGGTCGGGGACGACCAGCCGGCCGAGGCCTGCCAGCTCGCGCAGGGCGTCGGCGACGGCGGGGTGGTGGCCCTCGGGGCCGTGGCCCTGCCAGGCCTGCGCGATCTCCGGGAAGCGGTGCAGCTCGGCGGCCACCAGATTGCGCAGGGCGATCACATCGGCGTTGCCGCGGACGGCCGCCACCCAGGTGCGGGCCGCGTCGACGAACGCGGCCCGCAGGTCGGGGGCTTCGGCGAGGGCGGCGAGCGCCGTCGCCGACGCGCCGCCGAGCGGTTCGTCCAGCGCGCCCGCGATGACCGCGGTGAACAGCGCTTCCTTGCTGCCGAAGTGGTTGTAGACCGTCACCTCCGAGGCGCCCGCCCCGGCGGCGCTGTCGCTCGTCACCACCTCGTTCCACGGCCCCGCACGCAACAAGGCGCTCGGGGTGTGGGCCGCGATCGGCGGCACCGGATCGGCGATCGGGGTGGTGGTGGGCGGCGCGCTGGCCGGCGGGCCCGGCTGGAGCTGGGTCTTCTACGTCAACGTGCCCGTCGGCCTGGCCCTGCTGGCCGCCCTCCCCGTCTTCGTACCGGCGCGCGCACCGCGACCCTCGGCCGGCACGGCCCGGCTCGACGTGCCCGGGGCGGTGCTCGTCACGGCCGGTACCGGCGCGCTGATCTACGGACTGGTCAAGGCCGGGGACGGCGGCTGGGGCGCGCCCGCCACGCTGCTGCCGCTCGTGGCCGCCGTGGCGC
This genomic interval from Streptomyces sp. NBC_00464 contains the following:
- a CDS encoding peroxiredoxin family protein, producing MGSSPQIGSQVQDFTLAGGALDGDAFERHDYTLSAARGRAVVLAFYPGDNTTVCTKQLCSYSSGMETFEGLDAEVWGISPQGVDSHESFARTHQLRMPLLADPGRETARAFGVAAPGIGVRRAVFLIDADGVLRWKHVALLGATFQSLDTLAEHLSGIRNR
- a CDS encoding alpha/beta hydrolase, whose translation is MTQPRPPAAAVLVLHGGRETGLTAPRPGPLNLPGVRMRPFARGLRGALPGDVLVRAVRYGHRGWNGDRADPLHDAVRALDELRRTAGEVPVVLLGHSMGGRAALAAAGHPLVRGVVGLAPWCPRGEPVAQLAGRDVVLVHGTRDRVTNPADSRALTERARKEGARTCLVTVEGGDHAMLRRAPAWHRLTTALVAGLLDRAPLPGPVAEALRLPPGATGDEGAVDLDRLLPPGSYASGGTGGA
- a CDS encoding TetR/AcrR family transcriptional regulator; translation: MTSDSAAGAGASEVTVYNHFGSKEALFTAVIAGALDEPLGGASATALAALAEAPDLRAAFVDAARTWVAAVRGNADVIALRNLVAAELHRFPEIAQAWQGHGPEGHHPAVADALRELAGLGRLVVPDLETAIIQLYALLVFPHLVFGSYGTTIDDDATDRLITNGVDMFLAYYAPPVPPDA